One genomic window of Desulfobulbaceae bacterium includes the following:
- a CDS encoding type II toxin-antitoxin system VapC family toxin, which produces MKILLDTCCIIWAVSSPSSLSEKATDLLTKKDSQVYISPISCAEIACLADRGRITLEQHWKVWFNTYTELNAWQVKDITLNVIQEAYSLPDSFHQDPTDRIITATARIHNLTLITADKKILSYPHVLTIW; this is translated from the coding sequence GTGAAAATTCTTCTTGATACTTGTTGCATTATTTGGGCAGTATCATCCCCCTCCTCTCTTTCAGAAAAAGCAACAGACCTTCTCACAAAAAAAGATTCTCAGGTTTACATTTCACCAATCAGTTGTGCTGAAATAGCTTGCCTGGCAGATAGAGGGCGCATTACTTTAGAGCAGCACTGGAAAGTCTGGTTTAATACCTATACTGAGCTGAATGCCTGGCAAGTTAAAGATATCACTCTGAACGTTATCCAGGAAGCTTATTCCTTACCAGATTCTTTTCATCAAGACCCTACAGACCGTATCATTACAGCAACAGCACGAATTCATAATCTTACGTTAATCACCGCCGACAAAAAGATATTGAGCTACCCCCATGTTTTGACTATTTGGTAA
- a CDS encoding type II toxin-antitoxin system Phd/YefM family antitoxin, which translates to MTSLDMADMLAYYKDMKSANIAEFKDHLGKYISLVEDGEEVLLCRRNIPIAKLIPSISRESGNQTKLGCGAGTIIIKSDLTLPAFASDDWEMHQGEL; encoded by the coding sequence GTGACGTCACTTGACATGGCCGACATGTTGGCTTACTATAAGGACATGAAGTCAGCCAATATTGCAGAATTTAAAGACCACCTCGGAAAGTACATATCTTTAGTTGAAGATGGGGAAGAGGTGTTGCTTTGCAGACGCAATATTCCTATTGCCAAGCTTATCCCATCGATTTCAAGGGAAAGCGGCAACCAAACAAAACTTGGATGCGGGGCTGGAACCATTATTATTAAGTCAGATTTGACTCTGCCCGCTTTCGCTTCGGATGATTGGGAAATGCATCAAGGAGAATTGTGA